From one Lysinibacillus sp. G4S2 genomic stretch:
- a CDS encoding malate synthase, protein MNLINKKVTHKRFGMGSIVKHNDSRIEIHFASENKMFVFPDVFGKHLKLHDKSDAKSLEEILKKKENERKEEEWKKEEEKKLQRKKLVLRLEHEKLMKNHKLHPESQMVFWCDTEEQNSSFSERKVFSGVLKSGNNKGKPNKPSRLHQNSAVLLTAIDSGMPEKDRRILGVYMVNEDFVGKLCEDGYIPAHSKYRIQLTEQESDQLLFWQYYINEKFPEKMTWKTGKYRYFENLWMAQILLDIVSLKSDPNERELAQQFFKHFCKMNMITAQELPKPNGALMRI, encoded by the coding sequence ATGAATCTAATCAATAAGAAAGTTACACACAAGCGTTTTGGCATGGGTAGTATAGTTAAACATAATGATTCTCGTATTGAAATACATTTCGCATCGGAAAATAAAATGTTTGTTTTCCCTGATGTATTTGGAAAGCACCTAAAACTACATGATAAAAGTGATGCTAAGTCACTTGAAGAAATTTTGAAAAAAAAGGAAAACGAACGAAAAGAGGAAGAATGGAAGAAGGAAGAGGAAAAAAAACTACAACGAAAAAAACTGGTACTTCGCTTGGAACACGAAAAACTTATGAAAAACCATAAACTTCATCCCGAATCACAAATGGTTTTTTGGTGTGACACAGAAGAACAGAATAGTTCTTTTTCAGAGCGGAAAGTTTTTTCAGGCGTATTAAAAAGTGGTAATAACAAAGGAAAGCCAAACAAGCCGAGCCGCTTGCACCAAAATAGCGCTGTCCTATTAACAGCAATAGATTCCGGCATGCCTGAAAAAGACAGACGTATCTTAGGTGTCTATATGGTGAATGAAGATTTTGTCGGTAAGCTTTGTGAAGATGGATATATTCCTGCTCATTCAAAATACAGAATTCAACTTACAGAACAGGAGTCGGATCAGCTGCTTTTCTGGCAATATTATATAAATGAAAAATTCCCTGAAAAAATGACATGGAAGACAGGTAAATATCGTTATTTTGAAAATTTATGGATGGCTCAAATTTTGCTTGATATAGTTTCGTTGAAAAGTGACCCAAATGAACGAGAGCTGGCACAACAATTTTTTAAACATTTTTGTAAAATGAATATGATAACAGCTCAAGAGTTACCAAAGCCTAATGGTGCATTAATGCGTATTTAG
- a CDS encoding SH3 domain-containing protein: protein MKKISVIVCVLLSCFFLNEEKIFAQNQTLADFDFMEIKYTVKITKSGATVKELPSRSSKTIGHVKGGEFVISEYMAEGGWMPILFNGQHGFIEVTQIEFDLPQTISISNSKSGVVVKEKPTADSNTLGTLSNGILMDNYGEVGNGYSYVQYGNIIGYVKTSFITNPKPVVKYISSSTEYIDSYLIASKGFGSAGLIESETKVHVYGSVAGWSYIDQYPDDGEINGIYIESKYIVDKLSQVRK from the coding sequence ATGAAAAAAATAAGTGTAATAGTATGCGTGCTGTTGAGTTGCTTTTTTTTAAATGAGGAGAAGATATTTGCACAAAATCAAACTTTAGCAGATTTTGATTTTATGGAAATAAAGTATACCGTAAAGATTACAAAGTCTGGGGCAACTGTTAAAGAGTTACCCTCCAGGTCATCCAAAACTATTGGTCATGTGAAGGGTGGAGAATTTGTTATTTCCGAATATATGGCGGAAGGTGGTTGGATGCCCATTTTATTTAATGGGCAACATGGCTTTATTGAAGTAACTCAAATAGAATTTGACTTACCTCAAACAATTAGTATATCTAATTCTAAAAGCGGTGTAGTAGTTAAAGAAAAACCAACAGCAGACAGCAATACATTAGGAACACTCAGTAACGGAATACTAATGGATAATTACGGAGAGGTTGGGAATGGCTATTCGTATGTCCAATATGGAAACATCATAGGTTACGTTAAAACAAGTTTTATTACTAATCCTAAGCCTGTAGTGAAATATATTAGCAGTTCAACTGAATATATAGATTCATACCTAATAGCAAGTAAAGGATTTGGAAGTGCAGGATTAATTGAAAGTGAAACAAAGGTTCATGTATATGGATCAGTTGCGGGTTGGTCTTACATTGACCAATATCCGGATGATGGTGAAATTAATGGTATTTATATTGAATCGAAGTATATAGTAGACAAATTAAGCCAAGTACGTAAATAA
- a CDS encoding methyl-accepting chemotaxis protein, giving the protein MKNFSIRKKILTLITSAVIFLLILSGAGFYYINDMAKKTKEMYDESLLPIQHLGQIRTDIRAMDAFVLELMITMDNKRNAELQANIQERAKNIEESIVKFEDTYSGNEDERKLLESIKSNLDGYDSTMTEVIDLASKNRNEEAYSLYTTTMHDFREKVASNARDLMTICSEDAKQLNKENEQSLYTTMLISAILTVLAIIFFITLATWIGRLIVNPVKELQANMLKAGDGDLTVQGTYSSKDEIGQLTQSFNSMINNIRNTVTKVTETANHVAAASEELNANAAETTKATEMVANTMETIAHGSVEQLKNVSNTFNTVNELSTGVQQVAGNAQSVSELSKDSLSLLINGMNAANQMNVQMIDITDRVKGLSEVVDLLGKRSYEIGQIIDSITAIAEQTNLLALNAAIEAARAGEHGKGFAVVADEVRKLAEQSAVSSNQIEVLISETQKDTQKAVESMKLVTTEVTEGIKTTENTRTTFASIQSAIQSVSMQVEEVSAAVEQMAAGTEEIVGSMNTIHSVTQSTTAGTESVSATSEEQMASMEEISSSAYALANLAEELRDLAAQFRV; this is encoded by the coding sequence TTGAAAAACTTTTCTATTAGAAAGAAAATTTTGACACTCATTACGTCCGCTGTTATTTTTTTATTAATTCTTTCAGGTGCCGGTTTTTATTACATTAATGACATGGCAAAAAAAACCAAGGAGATGTACGACGAATCACTTTTGCCAATCCAACATCTCGGTCAAATTCGAACTGACATTCGTGCGATGGATGCTTTCGTTTTAGAGCTTATGATTACTATGGATAATAAACGTAACGCTGAACTACAGGCAAACATCCAAGAAAGAGCTAAAAATATTGAAGAATCAATTGTAAAATTCGAAGACACTTACAGTGGAAATGAAGATGAACGAAAACTGTTAGAATCTATTAAATCCAATCTTGACGGTTATGATAGTACTATGACAGAGGTCATTGATTTAGCTAGTAAGAACCGAAACGAGGAAGCCTATTCTTTATACACTACAACTATGCATGATTTTCGTGAAAAAGTGGCATCTAATGCACGCGATCTTATGACTATATGTTCCGAAGATGCTAAACAGTTGAATAAAGAAAATGAACAAAGTCTATACACTACTATGCTTATTTCTGCCATTCTCACTGTTTTAGCCATTATTTTCTTTATTACATTGGCAACATGGATTGGACGTTTAATTGTAAATCCAGTGAAAGAGTTGCAGGCTAATATGTTAAAAGCGGGCGACGGTGATTTGACTGTGCAAGGTACATATTCATCCAAAGATGAAATTGGTCAACTAACTCAATCATTTAATTCGATGATTAATAACATTCGTAATACAGTAACTAAAGTCACTGAAACTGCTAATCATGTAGCCGCAGCATCAGAAGAATTGAATGCTAATGCAGCAGAAACTACGAAAGCAACAGAGATGGTTGCAAATACGATGGAAACTATCGCTCATGGATCTGTAGAGCAACTAAAAAATGTTTCTAACACATTCAATACTGTCAATGAGCTTTCAACAGGTGTGCAACAAGTAGCTGGAAATGCTCAATCTGTAAGTGAGCTTTCAAAGGATTCATTATCATTGTTGATAAATGGTATGAATGCAGCAAATCAAATGAATGTACAAATGATAGACATCACAGATCGAGTAAAAGGCTTATCCGAAGTTGTCGACTTATTAGGAAAACGTTCTTATGAAATTGGTCAAATTATTGATTCGATTACAGCAATTGCTGAGCAAACAAATCTTCTTGCCCTGAATGCTGCAATTGAAGCCGCTCGTGCTGGCGAGCATGGAAAAGGCTTTGCCGTCGTTGCAGATGAGGTTAGGAAATTAGCAGAACAGTCTGCTGTTTCTTCAAACCAAATTGAAGTATTGATTTCAGAGACACAGAAAGATACTCAAAAAGCTGTTGAATCAATGAAGTTAGTAACAACGGAAGTTACTGAAGGGATTAAAACAACAGAAAATACACGTACAACTTTCGCTTCAATTCAAAGTGCCATTCAAAGTGTTTCGATGCAGGTAGAAGAAGTATCTGCTGCAGTCGAGCAAATGGCAGCTGGAACTGAAGAAATTGTTGGTAGTATGAATACGATCCATTCCGTAACTCAATCTACTACAGCTGGCACAGAGAGTGTTTCTGCTACGTCCGAAGAACAAATGGCATCAATGGAGGAAATTTCATCATCTGCTTATGCACTCGCAAACTTAGCAGAAGAGTTAAGAGACTTAGCAGCTCAATTCCGAGTTTAA
- a CDS encoding ERCC4 domain-containing protein, translating to MITKFKYTDTELKKLLSSMVVLIDTREQVNQHIINFFQINNIPYTAIKLDTGDYSAMIPQNFELGIYRDTYFPLTVERKNSIDELASSIKEERFEHELIRSQKSNFTLLIEGSYSDLVHGNYRSHYNSKALLARIKTFEARYRFSTTFLNDRQLSGNWIYNHLYYHVRAALKG from the coding sequence ATGATCACTAAATTCAAATATACAGACACCGAACTAAAAAAGCTCCTCTCGTCAATGGTGGTACTCATTGATACTAGGGAGCAGGTGAATCAGCATATTATAAACTTTTTTCAAATCAATAATATCCCATATACAGCTATAAAGCTAGATACAGGGGATTATAGTGCTATGATTCCGCAAAATTTCGAGCTGGGTATATACAGAGATACCTATTTTCCATTAACAGTAGAACGTAAGAACAGCATTGACGAGTTAGCCAGTAGTATCAAAGAGGAGAGGTTCGAACATGAATTGATCCGATCGCAGAAATCAAACTTTACTTTATTAATAGAAGGTAGTTACTCAGACTTGGTGCATGGTAACTACAGAAGCCATTACAACTCCAAAGCATTACTCGCACGAATCAAAACGTTTGAAGCACGCTACCGCTTCTCTACAACCTTTTTGAATGATAGGCAATTAAGCGGTAACTGGATATACAACCATCTTTATTATCATGTTCGAGCCGCGTTGAAAGGATAG
- a CDS encoding methyl-accepting chemotaxis protein — protein MKNLSIRKKILTLITSAVAFLLIISFDGFYYINDMAKKSSEMYDESLLPIQYIGQLRSDMGDIDSYILELMITTDANRNTELQAHISKSSESIKDLLMKFEDSYTGKEDEQKLVESLKSNRDRYFNTMADIIDLASKNRNEEAYSLYTKVSDDLIEKVETDTDKLMTLCADDADQLNKINEENQSTTMLISAILSVLAIIFFITLAAWIARLIVNPVKELQANMLKAGDGDLTVQGTYSSKDEIGQLTQSFNSMLNNIRNTVTKVTETANHVASASEELNANAAETTKATEMVASTMETIAHGSVEQLNNVSNTVNTVNELSTGVQQIAGNAQAVTELSGDSLSLVINGIDAANQMNQQMMDITERVNGLSEVVDVLGKRSNDIGQIIDSITAIAQQTNLLALNAAIEAARAGEHGNGFAVVADEVRKLAEQSAVSSNQIEVLISETQKDTQKAVESMKLVTAGVNEGIKTTENTRTTFASIQGAIQNVTMQVETVSAAVQQMAAGTEEIVGSMNTVHSITQSTTASTKSISATTEEQTASMEEISSSAYALANLAEELRGLAAQFRV, from the coding sequence TTGAAAAACTTATCAATCAGAAAGAAAATTCTAACACTTATTACGTCTGCTGTTGCTTTTTTGCTGATTATTTCATTTGATGGTTTTTATTACATTAATGATATGGCGAAGAAATCCAGTGAAATGTACGACGAGTCACTTTTGCCAATTCAATATATCGGGCAACTTAGATCTGACATGGGTGATATAGATTCTTACATTTTAGAACTCATGATTACTACGGATGCTAATCGTAATACCGAACTACAGGCACACATCTCAAAAAGTAGTGAAAGTATTAAAGACTTACTCATGAAATTCGAAGACTCTTACACTGGAAAAGAAGATGAACAAAAACTAGTAGAATCTCTTAAATCCAATCGCGATCGTTATTTTAATACCATGGCAGATATCATTGACTTGGCTAGTAAGAACCGAAACGAGGAAGCCTATTCTTTATACACCAAAGTTTCAGATGATCTTATCGAGAAAGTGGAAACTGATACAGACAAGCTTATGACTCTATGTGCTGATGATGCCGATCAGCTGAATAAAATAAATGAGGAAAATCAATCTACTACTATGCTTATTTCTGCCATTCTTTCTGTTTTAGCCATTATTTTCTTTATTACATTAGCAGCATGGATTGCACGTTTAATTGTAAATCCAGTGAAAGAGTTGCAGGCTAATATGTTAAAAGCAGGCGATGGAGATTTGACTGTGCAAGGTACTTATTCATCTAAGGATGAAATTGGTCAATTAACCCAATCATTTAATTCGATGCTTAATAATATTCGTAATACAGTAACAAAAGTGACTGAAACTGCTAATCATGTGGCATCAGCATCTGAAGAATTGAATGCTAATGCAGCAGAAACTACGAAAGCAACAGAGATGGTTGCAAGTACGATGGAAACTATCGCTCATGGATCAGTAGAGCAACTAAACAATGTCTCTAACACCGTCAATACTGTTAATGAGCTTTCAACAGGTGTGCAACAAATAGCTGGCAATGCTCAAGCTGTAACCGAACTTTCAGGTGATTCTTTATCTCTAGTGATCAATGGTATAGATGCTGCGAATCAAATGAATCAACAAATGATGGACATCACAGAACGAGTAAATGGTTTATCCGAAGTTGTCGACGTGCTAGGAAAACGTTCTAATGACATCGGTCAAATTATTGATTCGATTACAGCGATTGCTCAACAAACAAATCTCCTTGCCCTGAACGCCGCAATTGAAGCCGCACGTGCTGGCGAGCATGGGAATGGCTTTGCCGTCGTTGCAGATGAGGTTAGAAAATTAGCAGAACAGTCTGCTGTTTCTTCAAACCAAATTGAAGTGTTGATTTCAGAGACACAGAAAGATACTCAAAAGGCTGTTGAATCAATGAAGTTAGTAACAGCAGGAGTTAATGAAGGGATTAAAACAACAGAAAATACACGTACAACTTTCGCTTCAATCCAAGGTGCCATTCAAAATGTTACGATGCAGGTAGAAACAGTATCTGCTGCAGTCCAGCAAATGGCGGCAGGAACTGAAGAAATTGTTGGTAGTATGAATACAGTCCACTCCATAACTCAATCTACTACAGCCAGCACAAAGAGTATTTCTGCAACGACTGAAGAACAAACCGCATCAATGGAGGAGATTTCATCATCTGCTTATGCACTCGCAAACTTGGCAGAAGAGTTAAGAGGTTTAGCAGCTCAATTCCGAGTATAA
- a CDS encoding BRO family protein: MDIKTEKWLDYEIRFVEIEGEWWGIAKDIADALCYSSTAAMTRHLKSKFLTHVKLTGMNQKFTAISEQGIYKAITRSQRPEAEAFEDWLFEVVKTLRQSSGLEGFQIFRMLDKVHQKETMAKLQQSLLEPTTVSFIKANTIANKAVSSRHGHVKSLKKNQMTPEMLIEREPILADTVDLMIAKEKFRLDLSVSKKVYEKYVH, translated from the coding sequence GTGGACATCAAAACAGAGAAATGGCTCGATTATGAAATTCGTTTTGTGGAAATTGAAGGTGAGTGGTGGGGAATTGCTAAAGATATAGCCGATGCCCTTTGTTACAGTAGTACAGCTGCTATGACAAGACACTTAAAAAGTAAATTTCTTACACATGTCAAATTGACTGGTATGAATCAGAAGTTTACAGCAATATCCGAACAAGGGATTTACAAAGCGATAACTCGTTCACAAAGACCTGAAGCAGAAGCATTTGAAGATTGGCTATTTGAAGTAGTTAAAACACTTCGCCAGTCGTCAGGGTTAGAAGGTTTTCAAATCTTTAGGATGCTAGACAAAGTGCATCAAAAGGAAACAATGGCTAAGTTGCAACAATCATTACTAGAACCAACAACGGTGAGCTTTATAAAAGCAAATACAATTGCTAACAAAGCAGTTTCTAGTCGTCATGGACACGTGAAATCTCTAAAGAAAAATCAGATGACACCTGAGATGTTAATTGAACGAGAGCCAATCTTAGCCGATACAGTTGATTTAATGATCGCAAAAGAGAAATTCCGACTTGATTTGTCAGTCAGTAAGAAAGTGTATGAAAAGTATGTGCATTAA
- a CDS encoding helix-turn-helix domain-containing protein yields MDKLVLTVPEVAKVLDLSTATVYVMVRNNEIPYKKLRGKIVFHRETIEKWLATPTA; encoded by the coding sequence ATGGATAAACTCGTTTTAACAGTTCCTGAAGTAGCGAAAGTACTTGATTTAAGTACCGCAACCGTTTATGTAATGGTCCGCAATAATGAAATACCTTATAAAAAATTACGCGGCAAAATTGTTTTTCACCGTGAAACAATCGAAAAATGGCTAGCTACACCAACAGCATAG
- a CDS encoding DUF4183 domain-containing protein, which yields MNNKNHLSFICNDCCEGNNFFWPRIKAIDISSIPSPPVVIPEGTIIPTINRYFYIVTEDIDLTNGATLPANLFTDDNGDPVTAFKLFNPNGYVNLYINAVMQEGGAYKVTPDSLTLDPFNATIFAGTPIIIESLGFQQM from the coding sequence ATGAACAACAAAAATCACTTAAGTTTTATTTGCAATGATTGTTGTGAAGGTAATAATTTTTTTTGGCCCCGTATAAAAGCTATAGACATATCTTCTATCCCATCTCCTCCAGTCGTTATCCCTGAAGGAACTATTATTCCAACGATAAATAGATATTTCTATATTGTTACAGAAGATATTGATCTAACAAACGGAGCAACCCTTCCAGCTAATTTATTTACAGATGATAATGGCGATCCAGTAACAGCATTCAAACTTTTTAATCCCAACGGATATGTCAATCTTTACATCAATGCTGTGATGCAAGAGGGCGGTGCCTATAAAGTAACCCCAGATTCGTTAACTCTTGACCCATTTAATGCAACTATTTTTGCTGGAACTCCAATCATTATAGAATCATTGGGATTCCAACAAATGTGA
- a CDS encoding helix-turn-helix transcriptional regulator: MGVRAKSRLKIILDERNISIRKCSEISGVNFETVRKMYNDESKQYQRDTLGALCKALDCEISDLLELVEE, translated from the coding sequence GTGGGAGTTAGAGCTAAATCAAGATTAAAAATAATCCTTGATGAAAGAAATATCTCAATCCGAAAATGTTCGGAAATATCAGGAGTAAACTTTGAAACAGTCCGTAAAATGTACAACGATGAATCTAAACAATATCAACGTGATACGCTTGGGGCACTATGCAAGGCATTAGATTGCGAAATCAGTGACTTGTTAGAACTTGTTGAGGAATAA
- a CDS encoding helix-turn-helix transcriptional regulator has protein sequence MENRVRDLRKQHNLTQQELADRVSVSSRTIISLENQKYNPSVLLAYKIASIFNQSIEEVFIFDENDK, from the coding sequence ATGGAAAATAGAGTGCGAGATTTAAGAAAACAGCATAATTTAACTCAACAAGAATTGGCTGATCGTGTAAGTGTATCTTCAAGGACGATTATTTCACTTGAGAATCAGAAGTATAATCCTTCTGTATTGCTTGCCTATAAAATTGCATCGATTTTTAATCAATCGATAGAAGAAGTTTTTATTTTTGATGAAAATGACAAATAA
- a CDS encoding CBO0543 family protein, with the protein MKGKIMILHLLLIFLIPWIICIMHLYKKDKMLLFLFSPFFSVVTYTINTLGFYFGFWEVLPFPNQKNLASLPFDLGIYPVFACYLIFFIKKINKPYFVLFLMTLLTTFLEMVFVYFERVTYGNGWNIYLTFFSYLLPYSFLYWYYRFLIKINVIK; encoded by the coding sequence ATGAAAGGGAAAATAATGATTTTACACCTACTTTTGATATTTCTTATTCCATGGATTATCTGTATAATGCACCTTTACAAAAAAGATAAAATGTTACTTTTCTTGTTTTCTCCATTTTTTAGCGTTGTTACCTATACAATAAATACCCTAGGTTTTTATTTTGGTTTTTGGGAGGTGCTACCTTTTCCTAATCAAAAAAATTTAGCTTCATTACCTTTTGATTTAGGAATTTATCCTGTCTTCGCATGTTACTTAATCTTTTTCATTAAAAAAATTAACAAACCTTATTTTGTTCTATTTTTAATGACCTTGCTCACCACTTTTTTAGAAATGGTATTTGTTTATTTTGAAAGGGTAACTTACGGAAACGGTTGGAATATCTATCTTACCTTTTTCTCATATTTGCTCCCTTATTCTTTTTTGTATTGGTATTACAGATTTTTAATAAAAATAAATGTAATAAAATAA
- a CDS encoding DUF4183 domain-containing protein, with the protein MALSIINIHVNVTGTSTRFFDVLAANLTVADGTTIPATAFLDDSGTAATAFPVVVNGYYNFYINGVLQEGDSYTISTTELTFNGVTGTITAGTPLVVEAVELVTQT; encoded by the coding sequence ATGGCACTTTCAATTATTAATATTCATGTAAATGTTACAGGTACTTCGACTAGATTTTTTGATGTTTTAGCAGCAAATTTGACGGTCGCTGATGGTACTACTATTCCTGCAACTGCCTTTCTAGATGATAGCGGGACTGCTGCCACTGCTTTTCCGGTAGTAGTAAACGGCTACTATAATTTCTATATCAACGGTGTATTACAAGAAGGCGATTCGTATACAATTTCAACAACAGAATTAACTTTTAACGGTGTTACTGGTACAATCACAGCGGGAACTCCATTAGTAGTAGAAGCTGTAGAATTAGTTACACAAACTTAA
- a CDS encoding helix-turn-helix transcriptional regulator, whose product MFIEVNLGETIKEARKKKDMTMIELADKAEITQGYLSKIENNLKIPKIDTLKTLGSILDIPLGELLIGAKYIDEWKEMLLENLLKPPKIPTLGEAIREVREDMYDVSGNQLHITLSDISKETNIPQTTLEQIENGVEILLTNVQLMELAKALDVTFAYLYLLAGKGNNLFEQNILNNILIQLRSLQHSSVKKFSSMIFEEFYELNKELSNGSILEVDSAKRIYDAYIFANEINQLMQLHAMSNSWRDSPDLQYLLNLPDVQINYGGRKLSPTDKQKILTKIEEMKDEFEYQD is encoded by the coding sequence ATGTTCATTGAGGTTAATCTTGGCGAAACAATCAAAGAGGCCAGAAAAAAGAAAGATATGACAATGATTGAACTAGCCGACAAAGCTGAAATAACTCAAGGATATCTCTCTAAAATCGAAAACAATCTTAAAATACCAAAAATAGATACCTTGAAGACATTAGGCAGCATCTTAGACATCCCACTTGGGGAGTTATTAATTGGTGCCAAATATATAGATGAGTGGAAAGAAATGCTTCTAGAAAATCTATTAAAACCACCCAAGATACCTACACTAGGAGAAGCTATACGAGAGGTTAGAGAAGATATGTACGATGTTAGCGGTAACCAACTGCATATTACATTATCTGATATATCTAAAGAGACAAATATTCCACAAACTACACTTGAACAAATAGAAAACGGTGTGGAAATTCTACTTACCAATGTTCAACTTATGGAACTTGCTAAGGCTCTAGATGTTACTTTTGCTTATTTATATTTGTTAGCTGGTAAAGGAAACAATCTGTTCGAACAAAATATTTTAAACAATATACTAATTCAGTTAAGGTCACTTCAGCATAGTAGTGTAAAAAAATTCTCTTCAATGATTTTTGAAGAATTCTATGAATTGAATAAAGAGTTAAGTAATGGTTCTATACTAGAAGTAGACTCTGCTAAAAGAATTTATGATGCATATATCTTTGCTAATGAGATAAATCAACTGATGCAATTACATGCCATGTCAAATTCATGGCGTGATTCCCCTGATCTTCAGTATTTATTAAACTTACCAGACGTTCAAATTAACTACGGAGGACGAAAATTATCGCCAACTGACAAACAAAAAATACTGACAAAAATAGAAGAAATGAAAGACGAATTCGAGTATCAAGATTAA
- a CDS encoding HsmA family protein, with product MLIIATIFITAALVFYSVGVWAEKFQKTLKLWHVIIFWIGLLCDTLGTTMMEKMASQGSLFSFHGITGLLAILLMLFHAIWASIVLVKKDSEMMRKFHTLSILVWFIWLIPYISGMIYGMTK from the coding sequence ATGCTAATAATTGCTACTATATTTATTACAGCAGCACTAGTTTTTTATTCAGTAGGAGTATGGGCAGAAAAATTCCAAAAAACATTAAAGTTATGGCATGTGATTATTTTTTGGATAGGCTTACTATGCGATACACTTGGAACTACTATGATGGAAAAAATGGCCTCCCAAGGATCTCTATTTAGTTTTCATGGCATAACAGGTTTATTAGCAATCTTGTTAATGTTATTTCATGCCATTTGGGCTTCTATTGTATTGGTAAAAAAAGACTCAGAAATGATGAGAAAATTCCATACGTTAAGTATATTAGTATGGTTCATTTGGTTGATTCCTTATATATCTGGAATGATATATGGTATGACCAAATAA
- a CDS encoding M23 family metallopeptidase, with amino-acid sequence MEKFSSPEEVIDIWLKEGYEKVYDATSEEFQKIVTLEQFIELSTSFNNGVKNYQLETKTVLQNLTHYVWLDDKREKAVVASFDTFNQIQRFYLTPFTVFPKTDQQYTKNKYIMPIRDEWFVFWGGTNEFVNYHYLYEGQRYAYDLVKVQDGQSYQNSPIRNENFYAFDEDIIAPADGKVVTVVDGIKDNVPGEMDEHNPAGNYVVIEHANNEFSMIAHFKKDSILVKSGEIVTAGQLIGKCGNSGNSSEAHIHFQVMDAPDIVNGKSIRILFKDGKEPIQGDTISNSYE; translated from the coding sequence ATGGAGAAATTCAGTAGTCCAGAAGAAGTCATAGATATTTGGTTAAAAGAAGGTTACGAAAAAGTTTATGATGCTACATCAGAAGAGTTTCAGAAGATAGTCACTTTAGAACAATTTATTGAGCTGAGCACATCTTTTAATAATGGTGTTAAAAATTATCAATTAGAAACAAAGACGGTATTACAAAATTTAACACATTATGTATGGTTAGATGATAAACGTGAGAAAGCAGTTGTAGCTTCCTTTGATACATTCAATCAAATACAGCGTTTTTATTTAACGCCTTTTACTGTTTTTCCGAAAACGGACCAACAGTATACAAAAAATAAATACATAATGCCAATTAGAGATGAGTGGTTTGTTTTTTGGGGTGGTACGAATGAATTTGTAAATTATCATTATTTATATGAAGGTCAGCGATATGCTTACGATTTAGTAAAAGTTCAAGATGGACAATCTTATCAAAATAGCCCAATTCGAAATGAAAATTTTTATGCTTTTGATGAAGATATTATAGCACCAGCAGATGGTAAAGTCGTAACAGTTGTAGATGGAATAAAAGATAATGTGCCTGGTGAAATGGATGAACATAATCCAGCAGGAAACTATGTCGTGATTGAACATGCAAATAATGAATTTAGTATGATTGCACATTTTAAAAAGGACTCGATTTTAGTAAAATCAGGTGAAATCGTAACGGCAGGGCAACTTATTGGGAAATGCGGAAACTCTGGTAATTCATCAGAAGCTCATATTCATTTTCAGGTAATGGATGCGCCAGATATTGTAAATGGAAAGTCAATTCGTATTCTATTTAAAGATGGTAAAGAGCCAATACAAGGGGATACGATATCTAATTCATACGAATAA